CATCAAACATTATAAGAAGACCAGAGAAGTCCTCTTCCAAAAGTTCTGATTTTATCTGTTTAGGTTTCATTTTTATCAATTTGTTGAAATGAATTTTGTCTATTAATCCTAAAGAATAAGTTAGGTGAGATAATAGTGTAGTAAATCCTACACGGAAATATGTAGCCATCTTATAAGCATTTAAAGGAGTAAGTTGCTCTGGCAAAGTAATCCTAGCTTTATTTAAATAATCTTTTACCGCCAGATCGGGCATTAACATAAATGAAGCAAACAAATCTGCTTGTAATTCTTTTTCATCTCTTTTTTCAGTTTTTCCTTCGGAAAAAAAACTATCTACGGAAGTTCCATGACCATAATAGAAATGTCCAAGTTCATGCACACAATTGAAATTTATTCGTCCAATTGGACGCAAAGAAGACAAAATGAAAACCGATTGATTTTCTTTTTGAATATATAGACCTTCTAACGAAGGTAAGGCTTGAAGACGAACCTCGATACCTAGTTTATCTACAATGTCCAAGGAATTGATTGGATTTTCCAATGGAATTTTTAGTTTCAATCGCAATTTAGCAGAATCGATGAATGCAGCTCTTGCTAATTGCTTTGCATTATACTTCATTATTTTAAGCTTTTAATCAAGTTCAAAATTTTATCAATATCCTTTTGCTGCAATTTTGATAGTTCTCTTGCTGCTAAAGATAACTTTGAATCTTTCTGATCTTCCTTTTCACCAAGTAACCAAGAAGAATTAACATTGAAAATCTCACACATTAGCACTAGTTCATTGGTATCGACCTTCCGTTTGCCAGATTCAATATCAGAAACGGCAGGGCGGGATATTCCAAGCATTTTTGATACTTGCTCTTGGGAAAGACCCGCATACTCTCTAGCAAGCTTTACTCTCTCTAAAAAAATTCTATTCGGTTCCGACATTAACTTTTATTATTCTCCATAAATTCCTCGACGATTTTAACTATTTGACTTACATCGTTAAATTTTTTATTTTTATCATCTACAAACAAGTTCATGTCATTCGGGATATCCTTTCCGATTTTTGTTCCGAGGACTATAACAAAATTCAATCCATCTGAGCTTTCGAAACCAAGGTCAGTTCCAACATCCGTGTTTTTTTTAATATCTTCTTTTCGTATTCCCTTCGTTTTTCCTACTTCAAAAATAGTATCAATTATGCACTTTTCGAGTTCGTTTTTTGTCACTTTTTCGTACCTTGATGTATGATTATCGTACATATGTTTTTCGGTCAACTAAATTTACGATTTTTCGGTCTTAAAAAAAGTTAGATGGTATTGTTTTGATCCACAATATTTTTAAGGTATGTGAATTGTCCCACCTTCTTCGTAAAATGATTTCCGTTGCAATTTCATTCATTTTATCTGATGTTGGTAACAAGCTCATGAATTTATCATTTTTAAGAAAAATTCCTTTTTCTCTGACTCTTCATTTATCAATTACCTACATAAGGCTTCTTTCCTATGTTTGAACAGACATTTAAAAATATAGACGATATTCTCCACAAAGATGCTGGTTGCAGTAGCGAGCTGGATTATGTGGAACAGACTTCTTGGGTGCTTTTCCTCAAATACCTAGACGATCTAGAAAAAGACAAAAGCAATGCCGCTGAACTAGCAGGTAAAACTTATACAAATATCCTAAAACCTGAATTCCAATGGTCAAAATGGGCAACTCCCAAAACTAAAGATGGAAAAATTGACCACAACAAAGCACTGACTGGTGATGACCTGAAGGATTTTGTTGATCTCAAACTCTTTCCCTACTTGAAGAAATTTAAGGCAGATGCAGAACATGCAGATTCCATCGAATACAAGATAGGCGAAATTTTTAGCGAACTAAAAAACAAAATCCAAAGTGGTTATAACCTGCGAGATGTGATCAATTTAATAGATGAACTAAGATTCCGAACTCATGCTGAAAAACATGAGATGAGCCATTTGTATGAATCAAAGATTGCCAATATGGGTAATGCGGGGCGAAATGGTGGTGAATATTATACTCCCCGTCCCTTGATCCGAACCATAGTTAAGGTAGTGGCTCCAGAGATCGGAAATAAAATATATGATGGTGCAGCTGGTTCGGCAGGCTTCTTGTGTGAAGCTTTTGACTACTTAAAGGAAAACAAGAAACTAACCACTTCGGATATCACAACCTTACAAAAGAAAACATTCTATGGAAAAGAGAAGAAGTCACTCGCTTATATCATAGGAACAATGAATATGATTTTGCATGGTGTGGAGGCACCAAACATCATTCACACAAATACCCTTGCGGAAAATTTGGATGATATCCAAGAAAAAGATCGCTATGATATTGTCCTTGCCAACCCACCGTTTGGTGGAAAAGAGAGAGCCGAAGTTCAACAAAACTTTCCAATTAAAACAGGTGAAACGGCATTCCTATTCTTACAACATTTCATTAAAATTCTAAAAGCAGGTGGTCGTGCAGGTATTGTCATCAAAAATACTTTTCTTAGTAATACAGACAACGCATCCGTCAGTCTACGAAAGTTACTTCTTGAAAATTGCAATCTTCATACGGTTTTAGATTTACCAGGTGGAACATTCACTGGTGCAGGTGTAAAAACGGTGGTATTGTTTTTTGAAAAAGGAAATGCCACAAAAAAAGTATGGTTCTACCAACTGAATCTAGATCGTAACCTTGGTAAAACTAATGCTTTGAATGAAAATGACCTAGAGGAATTTGTAACACTTCAAAAGAAAAAAGCAGATAGTCCAAACTCTTGGAGTATTGATGTTGCTTCCATTAACTCAGATACTTATGATTTGAGTGCAAAGAACCCAAATAAAAAAGTAGAGACTGCTTTAAGGCAACCGCTCGAAATTTTGGAAGAGATGCGTTCCCTCGACGAAGAAAGTGCCAAGATTATGGAAAGTATCAAGGGAATTCTAGCATAGTGTGCATTTATGAAAGATGACCAGTCCTCTCAAATATTAATTTACCAAACGGCTGACGGAAAAACCAAACTGGAAGTACGGTTAGAAGAAGAGACAGTCTGGTTGACTCAAAAGAAAATTGCAGACCTCTTCCAAACTACTCCCCAGAACATTACCCTTCATCTAAAAAACATATTTTCCGAGGGAGAGCTTTTAGAATCCGCAACTTGTAAGGATTTCTTACAAGTTCAAATCGAAGGGAAAAGGTCGGTTGAACGGCTTCAGAAACATTACAACCTGGATGTTATCATCTCTATTGGATATAGAATCCAAAGTAATCTTGCCACCAAATTTCGTATCTGGGCAACGCAAAGACTAAAGGAATACATCATCAAAGGATTTGTATTAGATGATGAAAGATTGAAGAATCCCGACGTTCCCTTTGATTATTTTGACGAACTACTTCGACGTATCCAAGATATCCGCACATCTGAGAAACGATTCTATCAAAAGATAACAGACATTTATGCGACAAGTGTCGATTATGATCCGACACAAGAAACTAGCATTCAATTTTTCAAAACCGTTCAAAACAAAATGCATTGGGCAATTACTGGAAACACTGCCGCAGAAATTATTGCCAACCGTGCCGACAGCGATAAACCAAACATGGGTCTTACAAACTGGCGAGGAGCCGTTGTTCGTAAGCAAGATGTAGGAATTGCCAAGAACTATCTGAATGAAGAAGAATTGTCTGCATTGAATAACCTAGTGGAACAATATCTCGTGTTTGCTGAGGGTCAAGCTATGCGGAGGATTCCGATGTATATGAATGATTGGATTGAAAAACTGCACGGATTTCTTAGTTTAAATGATCGAAATATTTTGAACCACGCAGGAACTATATCCCACGAACTAGCGTTAGAAAAAGCGGAAGGGCATTATGAAAAATACAGCCAAAAGAGAATTCGTGAGTCGGATCAAAGAGAAGGTGAATTTGAAAAAGTTGTCAAAGAACTTCCAGTTCGCAAAGTGAAGAAAAGTTAACAAATGATTATAAGTAGGATTCGAAAGTTTTTTTTCATTATTACATTTTTAATCACACTTTGGGATCAAAATGAAAACTAATTGGGAAATAAAAAAGTTGGGTGAAGTTTGCAATTTCCAAAATGGCTTTGCCTTCAAAAGCAATACATACAAGGAAACAGGATTACCAATACTTCGAATTACAAACATTCAAAATCAGACTTTAGAACTAACTGATTTGGTTTATTTTAATTCAAATGATTACAAAGAAAACTTTGAAAGGTTTAAAGTTTTCAAAAATGACTTAGTAATTGCTATGTCAGGAGCTACTACTGGAAAACTCGGTATCAATACAACAGAAACTGTTTTTTATCTAAACCAGCGTGTAGGAAAATTTATACCCAAAAAAGAATTAGCTAAACCATTTCTATATTACTTTTTAACAACAAAAGTGGAGGAAAGTTTACGTATAGCAGCAGGTGCAGCACAACCTAATTTAAGCACAGAGCAAATTAATAATTTCGAAATTCCCCTCCCTCCCATCGCAGAACAAAAACGAATTGTAGCAATCCTTGATGAAGCATTTTCTGCAATAGCCAAAGCGAAAGAGAACGCAGAACGGAACCTAAAGAATGCTAAGGAATTGTTTGAAAGTTATTTGCAAGGGGTGTTTGAAAATAAGGGAGAGGATTGGGAGGAGAGGACGATCGGTGAAGTTTGTTCTTTATATCAAGGTATTGCAATAAATGCAAAGACTAAACACGCATTGGTGATAAAAAGTGAGCTTCCTTTATTAAGAATTAAAGATTTAAGAAATAACACTGAAGAACAATTTATTGACCCTAATAATTTTCCTAAAAATGCATTGGTCAATGAAGAAGATATTTTATACACTAGAACTGGAAATTCTTTGGGACTTGTATTTAGAGGGAGAAGAGGAGTACTTCACAATAATTCTTTTAAGATTGTTCCTAATTCCTCATTAAGTAGGGATTATTTTTTTATTTGGTTGCAAAACCCAATTTTTAAATCTAAGATTTTTGATTTAGCTTCAAAAGCAGCTCAACCAGATATCACACATGCCATTTTCAAAATTCAGCATATCGCCATTCCAACCATAAAAGAGCAACATTCAATAGTTCAAAAATTTAATGCCCTCTCTGCCGAAACCAAACGTCTTGAAGCTATCTACCAGTCCAAAATTGAGTCGTTAGAGGAACTAAAGAAATCCATTTTACAAAAAGCATTTAGCGGGAAGTTGACGGATAGGTGTTTGGCGGTATGAACTTTCGAGTTTCCCCATCAATAACGGTATTAGTCTAAACATGCATCAAGTTTATTGCGATGAAACAGGTCATGGTAAGATTCGAGGAATTGGAGGTGTTAGTGGGACGAAATCGAATCTTGAAATGCTAAATGTCAAGTTAAAGAGGATTCTAGATCGGCATAATAAACAAAAGGTAGAATGGAAAGACATTTCTGGAGATTCCCAAAAAGAGAACGTGGCATCCGAGATGCTGAATTCATTCTTACTTGCAACTAAGGAAAATGATATAAGAGCGGATATTCTCTGTTGGGACACCAATGATTCAAGGCACGCAATACCAGGAGTAGATGATCAGAAAAATCTTGAATTTATGTATTATAAACTCTTACGATGGATCAAGCAAATTTGGGGCGAAATCGCCCCTTCTTGGGAATTCTATCCTGACCAAAATTCTAGTGTAAATTGGGATATACTCATAGAAGTCATTGAGAATACAAATTTGTTGAAACGGAAAATGGAAAAACATAGTTTCTTTAGTTTTATGGAAAATTTTCGGAGAATTGAAATTGTAAATCATAGGCAAATGATTTCACACGATGAGCCTCTAATTCAATTAATAGACCTCCTCTCAGGAATGCATCGCTTTTCCATTGAAAAAGGAGGTAAGTATAAGACGGAAATTCTGAAATCCGAAAAAAATAGCGAACATCCTCCACTTTTTGAAGTTAAAACCGATGAAAAAAAAATTTCTAACGGAGATAAATCTAAAATTAGAATATTGAATACATTTTATAAGAATTGTTCAAACTTTAGTCTTCATATTTCATTTAATCAAAAAGCCTACTTCTTCTCAAGGAAGCCAAACTATCCTTTAAATTTTTGGCTCTATGAAGCCAAAAGTGAATTTGACATTGCTCCTTTAAAAAAAGACAGTCTTGACAGGTAAAAAATGAACGAAGCAGAAACTAGAGCCGAGCTGATTGACCCCAAACTTAAAGAATGCGGTTGGGGTGTTGTAGAGGGATCAAAAATCCTTCGGGAACATCCAATCACGGCTGGAAAAATCCAAACTGGTGGGGGAAGGACAAAAAAGTTATCCGCTGATTATGTGTTAGTTTACAAGGGATACAAACTTGCTGTGGTCGAAGCTAAAAGTGCTGATCTTGAAGTGGGAGAAGGAGTAGCACAAGCAAAGTTATATGCCGAAAAGTTGAAATTAGATACCACCTACTCTACCAACGGGCATGAAATTTATAGTATCTGTATGGCAACGGGAAAAGAAGGACTTGTAAATGAGTACCCAACCCCTGACCAACTTTGGAATAAAACCTTTCCCAAAACAAACGATCCAAATAGTGAAATTGT
Above is a window of Leptospira bourretii DNA encoding:
- a CDS encoding ImmA/IrrE family metallo-endopeptidase, with amino-acid sequence MKYNAKQLARAAFIDSAKLRLKLKIPLENPINSLDIVDKLGIEVRLQALPSLEGLYIQKENQSVFILSSLRPIGRINFNCVHELGHFYYGHGTSVDSFFSEGKTEKRDEKELQADLFASFMLMPDLAVKDYLNKARITLPEQLTPLNAYKMATYFRVGFTTLLSHLTYSLGLIDKIHFNKLIKMKPKQIKSELLEEDFSGLLIMFDDLFFGCPIDLRIDDIVFLPNIYSIEGNLMRIHKEERSGKYFKAKKVGICRIVNNTNEIAVFLRVSNSNYEGRSIYRHLESEEE
- a CDS encoding helix-turn-helix domain-containing protein, producing MSEPNRIFLERVKLAREYAGLSQEQVSKMLGISRPAVSDIESGKRKVDTNELVLMCEIFNVNSSWLLGEKEDQKDSKLSLAARELSKLQQKDIDKILNLIKSLK
- a CDS encoding N-6 DNA methylase; translation: MFEQTFKNIDDILHKDAGCSSELDYVEQTSWVLFLKYLDDLEKDKSNAAELAGKTYTNILKPEFQWSKWATPKTKDGKIDHNKALTGDDLKDFVDLKLFPYLKKFKADAEHADSIEYKIGEIFSELKNKIQSGYNLRDVINLIDELRFRTHAEKHEMSHLYESKIANMGNAGRNGGEYYTPRPLIRTIVKVVAPEIGNKIYDGAAGSAGFLCEAFDYLKENKKLTTSDITTLQKKTFYGKEKKSLAYIIGTMNMILHGVEAPNIIHTNTLAENLDDIQEKDRYDIVLANPPFGGKERAEVQQNFPIKTGETAFLFLQHFIKILKAGGRAGIVIKNTFLSNTDNASVSLRKLLLENCNLHTVLDLPGGTFTGAGVKTVVLFFEKGNATKKVWFYQLNLDRNLGKTNALNENDLEEFVTLQKKKADSPNSWSIDVASINSDTYDLSAKNPNKKVETALRQPLEILEEMRSLDEESAKIMESIKGILA
- a CDS encoding virulence RhuM family protein, which encodes MKDDQSSQILIYQTADGKTKLEVRLEEETVWLTQKKIADLFQTTPQNITLHLKNIFSEGELLESATCKDFLQVQIEGKRSVERLQKHYNLDVIISIGYRIQSNLATKFRIWATQRLKEYIIKGFVLDDERLKNPDVPFDYFDELLRRIQDIRTSEKRFYQKITDIYATSVDYDPTQETSIQFFKTVQNKMHWAITGNTAAEIIANRADSDKPNMGLTNWRGAVVRKQDVGIAKNYLNEEELSALNNLVEQYLVFAEGQAMRRIPMYMNDWIEKLHGFLSLNDRNILNHAGTISHELALEKAEGHYEKYSQKRIRESDQREGEFEKVVKELPVRKVKKS
- a CDS encoding restriction endonuclease subunit S, which encodes MKTNWEIKKLGEVCNFQNGFAFKSNTYKETGLPILRITNIQNQTLELTDLVYFNSNDYKENFERFKVFKNDLVIAMSGATTGKLGINTTETVFYLNQRVGKFIPKKELAKPFLYYFLTTKVEESLRIAAGAAQPNLSTEQINNFEIPLPPIAEQKRIVAILDEAFSAIAKAKENAERNLKNAKELFESYLQGVFENKGEDWEERTIGEVCSLYQGIAINAKTKHALVIKSELPLLRIKDLRNNTEEQFIDPNNFPKNALVNEEDILYTRTGNSLGLVFRGRRGVLHNNSFKIVPNSSLSRDYFFIWLQNPIFKSKIFDLASKAAQPDITHAIFKIQHIAIPTIKEQHSIVQKFNALSAETKRLEAIYQSKIESLEELKKSILQKAFSGKLTDRCLAV
- a CDS encoding DUF3800 domain-containing protein; amino-acid sequence: MHQVYCDETGHGKIRGIGGVSGTKSNLEMLNVKLKRILDRHNKQKVEWKDISGDSQKENVASEMLNSFLLATKENDIRADILCWDTNDSRHAIPGVDDQKNLEFMYYKLLRWIKQIWGEIAPSWEFYPDQNSSVNWDILIEVIENTNLLKRKMEKHSFFSFMENFRRIEIVNHRQMISHDEPLIQLIDLLSGMHRFSIEKGGKYKTEILKSEKNSEHPPLFEVKTDEKKISNGDKSKIRILNTFYKNCSNFSLHISFNQKAYFFSRKPNYPLNFWLYEAKSEFDIAPLKKDSLDR